GCAACCATAAAACTGCAGGTGCTGGATGTTATAAAACCCATCGTTTACACACAACAGGAAGACGGCCGGTCGTTATTACAGAAAGGCGTTGTGATTGTAGGTAACAAATAAAATAACTAACATATATGTCGTCGACTATCAATTTTGCCATTGATCTGGGCACCACTAATTCCCTGATCGCTAAGGCAAATAACGGAAGTGTGGATATTTTTAAAAACCCTTCCGGCATGAAGGTAACCCTGCCCAGCGTGGTGGCCTTCCGGAAAGACCGCATTCTTATAGGGGATAAAGCCCGGGAGTACGTTGAAAAAGACCCCGCCAATGTATTTGCTGCTTTTAAAAGAAAGATGGGTACAGGCGAAAGCTTTTTTATTCCCAACAGTGGCTCGTTTAAAACACCCATCGAATTAAGCACCATCGTTCTGCAGGAGTTAAAGAACTTCATTTTCACCGGCGAATCACCCGCCAGCGTGGTGATTACCATCCCCGCCAGCTTTGATACCATTCAAAGTAATGCTACCAAAGAGGCGGGCTATGCCGCCGGCTTCAGGGAAGTGCTGCTGTTACAGGAGCCCATTGCCGCCAGTTTAGCGTTTGCCAATAAAGAAGGCAAGGCCGGCATGGAAGGCCAGTGGCTTGTTTACGATTTGGGCGGCGGTACTTTTGACGTAGCCCTGGTAGTTATTGAAGATGATGAAATGAAGGTGATCGACCACGAGGGCGATAACTTCTTTGGCGGTATTGATTTCGACAATGGCATCCTGACCCAGTTGTTTATTCCCTACCTCGAAAGCCATTATGGTGTTCAGGACCTTGCATCAAAAATGTTAAGCGCCAACGGGAAGTATAATAAATTGTATTTCCAGTTACTCTATAAAGCGGAAGAAGCGAAGATCACTTTAAGCAATAATGCTACCGCAGATATCGAGTTTGATTTTGAAGATGAGGCCGGTAATGAGCATGAAGTATATTTTACCATCAGCCGCGATCAGTTCGATGGCATCGCCCGCGAGCGGGTACAGTCTTCTATTGCGTTTATAAAAAACTTATTAACGCGGAACAACCTGCAACCCTCGGATATCACGGAAGTAGTGCTGGTGGGAGGCAGTACTTATATTCCTTTGGTGCGGAACATGCTGTCGCAGGACCTGGGCATTAAGGTAAATACATCCATCGACCCTACAACCGCGGTAGTGGAAGGCGCTGCCTGGTATGCAGGTGGCCGACCCGGTAAAGCCACACCGTTACCAACGGCTCAACAACCAGATGCGGTAACCACCGGCGGCAAAACCGCCGCAAACGACGCAGCGGCTACCATTGAAGTAAAAACAGCTTACCAGGCAAACAGCCGCGACACGGAAGAATATTTAGCCGCCACCATTAAAAATGCACCGGCGGGCAGCCTGTATCGTATTATCCGTGCCGATGGTGGTTTCGACAGCGGGCTTAAGCTTGTTGCAGAAAAGATCAGTGAAATGCTGTTGCTGCTGCCGAACAGTTTGAACGCTTTTAGTATGAAGCTGTTCGATAACCAGGGTTTCCCCCTGGCTGTAGCCATACCCGAAATCCTGATCGTACAGGGTAAGTTTTCCATCTACGGACAACCGCTCCCCCATGACATTTGCCTGGAAGTAGATGACACCGAGAATAACATTACACACCTGGAAGTGATCTTTGAAAGAAATGCGATCCTGCCTATCAAAAAATCGGTCACCAAAACCTTGAGCCGAACCATTGTGAGAGGAAGCGATGACCAGTTGCTGATCAACGTGCTGGAAGGCAGCCGGTATTCATCGCCCCAATCGAACCTGCCCATTGGCATCGTAAGCATTTCGGGCCAGGACCTCAAAAGCGACCTGGTAAAAGGCGCCGACGTGGACCTCACCTTCGAAATCAGTGAAAGCCGCGATATAACGGTGACGGCCTATATCAGTATGATCGATGAGGAGTTCAAACAGGCGTTCAGCCCCTCTGTCCGCTCGGTAAACGTAACCCGTTTGCAACAGGAAACAGATTACCTGCACCGCCTGGGAAAACGCCAGTTGGAAAAATTGCTGAAGGCGGAGAAATATGAAGAGAGCGCCCCGCTGCAACGCGCGCTGAATGACCTGGAGGCGATCCAGGTTAAATTAAGAACACTGTCGCCTGATGATGTAACTGATACCAAATACCAGTTAGACGATCAGAAACGGCGGCTGTCACAGATCATTGACACGGCAGAGAAAGGCGACAAGATGGTGGAACTGAAAGAAGAATATTACTATAGGAAAGAAGAATGCCGGCAGCTGCTGCAACAAACCGGTCATAAAGACCTGCAACATCGTTTGGATAATTTAGTGGCTGAGGAAAAAAACTGGTTCAATAACTGCAGCACCCAATTTCTGCGGTTGAAGATCGATGAAATGAGCCGGTTAACCTGGGACATCAGGCGCAAAGATGTTTCCTATGTTACCAGGGTATACCTGTATTATGCCGGATTGCCCGATAATAAGTTTTATAATATCTCCCAGCTAAAATCAATCCGTGCCCGGGGTAATGAGGCATTGGCAAGGCAGAATCCCGACGAGATCTTAAGCTTTGCCTACCAGATGCATGAACTCCTTATTGACAAAGACCAGGGTGAAGCGATAAAGGGGACGGGATTGAAGGGATAGTGGCAAGTGAGTAGTCACTACTAACTACTACCAGTGCCTGCAAGTAGCCAGCCGGACCAGAAACAGCACTATAAATAATATTAATTTAATAACACCCCAGGGACTGGTCTGTGCCGGTGCGCCGGCCCCGCTTCCGCCGTATACCGGTCCGCTCTCCTGGGGAATCAAAACAGCCTCCAGCTCTTCCCGCTTTTTAGCAATCTGTGCTATCACCTCTTCAGAAGCCGCCAGCAACTGGGCATTTTCCAACCAGGTGCTTACATAGTTACCGGTTTGCCTGTTCCGGTTAAAAGTAAACACGCAGGCCTGTAAAATACTAAAGGCATATTTGTCCTTCACCGGGCCAAACCTGTCATTCGGAAGCAGTTGAACCAACCTGATATAACGAAATTCCATCAGGTCCTTTGCTTTGGCAAGTTTTACTTCACCTGTGGATTTATAGTATTCCTCAAGGGTGGAAATGCTGCCCATAACAATCTTCATAACAGCCTGCCAGCCCTTTTCGGTATCGGCTTGTGTCATCAGTAATTTGTTCCTGAGCAAGGCCACCAATCCATCCTCGTCGGGATCAAGAAAACAGGCATTCATGAAAGTAATGAAGGCATGACAGAAATAAGGGCTCACCCAGTTGATAAATTGCGCATCGGTATACATCGGGTTTTTCAGGAAACTTTCTTTCCGGCCAATATGGGCCGTTTCCAGGAAAACCAGCAGCACCGGGTCGTCCGCAACCGTAGCATGATACTTCAGGCCATCCTCTTTCAGCAGGTCTTCATAATATTGAATGATGTCATTTTTGGTAAATGACCGCCCGTTCATTTCAATGGTAGTTTCCCCGCTCAGCTCCAGCTCGGCAAAGAGCTTTTTTCTTTCTAACTGAATGGCTTTTTTATCGAGGGTGGTAACAATAGGTTCTCCGGACAAGGAAGAAGGTGATAAATATTGCATTAGGGTAGATTGTGGTTCAACGCGCGAAAAATACACAATATTCCCAACAGATGCAAGCACGCCATCCGGGATATATAATCGAAAACAGGTATTTGAAAACCACACATGCTTACAAAAAGAAATTGTAAATTATGGTTCTAAAACTACCACCATGAAGCCGATCCTGACTGCTTTTGCTTTGGCGTGCTTTGCTTTCAACAGCTATTCCCAAACAGCGGTTAAGCAATACACCATTGAGCAATTTTATAAAACCATTGCCTTCGGCGGGGGCAATTTCAATAATGCCGAGAATAAAATAATTGTTCATGATAACAGCTCCGGCATTTTCAATGTATACGAAATTGACCTGGCCACCAAAGCCAAAAAACAACTGACCAGCTCTGACAAGGAATCTTATTTCTCCATCGACTATATTCCCGGCACCAGCGATTTCCTCTATTCGGCCGACAAAGGCGGCAATGAGAATACACATATCTATTTGCAAAAAGCTGATGGTGCTGTTACCGACTTAACACCGGGCGTAAAAGAGAAAGCTGATTTCTTTAACTGGAACCATCCAAAGACCGCTTTTTATTACTCCAGTAATGTACGCGATGCCCGTTTTTTTGACCTGTATAAAATGAGCCCCGGCGATTGGAAGCCGGTGCTGCTTTATCAGAATGATAAAGGGTTGGATGTTGCCAGTATTTCTCCCGACGAGAACTGGCTGGTGCTTACAAAAAGCATTACCTCCGACAAAAATGACATGTACCTGCTTAACCGCAAAACCAATGAATTAAAGAAACTGTCGGCCGAAACAGAAGCCACCTATTCACCGCAAAGCTTTGAACTTGATAACAGCGCGTTTTATTACGCCACCAACGAAGGCAGTGAATTCACTTATTTATTAAAGTATGATCTTGCCACCGGCAAACAACAAAAGATCTTTAGTGACAAATGGGATGTGGAATACATGTATACCAGCAAGAACGGTAAATACCACGTCATAGGCGTTAATGAAGATGGCAGAAATAAGGTCCTGTTATACGATCACAAAACCGGTAAACAATTAGCCTTCCCCGCCATTAAAGAGGGCTATGTACAGGGGGTAAGAATTTCGCCAACTGAAAAAAGCATGGTCATTTATATTGCCGGCGACCGGTCACCGGTGAATTTGTACGCCTACAACTTCGCTTCGAAAAAGCTCGACAAACTAACCAACTCGCTCAATCCTGAGATCGATCCCAACGACCTGGTAGATGCAGAAGTAGTGCGCTTTAAATCTTTCGACGGACTGCTGATCCCGGCCATTTATTATAAACCAAAGAATGCAACCGCCAGCAATAAAGTACCGGCTCTGGTTTGGGTACATGGCGGTCCCGGCGGACAAAGCACTGCCGGCTATTCACAGGCCATTCAATATTTCGTGAACCATGGCTATGCCATCCTGGCCGTGAACAACAGGGGCAGCAGCGGCTACGGCAAAACGTATTATAAAATGGACAACCGGAACCATGGTGATAAAGACCTGAAAGATTGTGTATGGGGTAAGAAGTGGCTGGCGCAGCAACCCTACATCAATCCCACAAGCATTGGTATTTATGGCGGCAGCTACGGCGGCTTTATGTCGCTGGCCGGTATTATTCAATACCCTGCCGAATTCAAGGTGGGAGTTGATCTGTTTGGGGTAACCAACTGGCTGCGGACCCTGCAAAGCATTCCTGCCTATTGGGAAAGTTTTCGCAAAGCATTATACGAAGAACTGGGTGACCCGGCTACCGATTCGGTGCGGCTGCGTTCCATTTCCCCGCTCTTCAATACCGACAAGATCAAAACACCATTGCTGGTTTTGCAAGGCAGCAACGACCCCCGCGTGTTGCAGGTAGAAAGTGATGAAATTGTTGCCGGCGCCAGAAAGAACGGCACACCCGTTGAATATGTGCTGTTCCCCGACGAAGGTCATGGCTTTAGAAAAAAAGAAAATCAAATGAAGGCAGCAAAGGTAACCCTGGAGTTTTTGAATAAATACCTCAGCGGCAACCCCGATACGGCAGATGGGAAGAAAGGCTTTTGATTATTGATACCCCTTTGCCTGCAGGTAAAATAATTCTGCATAGCGGCCATTCTTTTGCAACAGCTCCTGGTGGGTGCCTATCTCCAGCAGCTCGCCTTTATCCAGCACCAGTATTCTGTTGGCCATGCGAACGGTGGAGAATTTATGCGAGATCAACACCGCGGTTTTCCCTTTGGTTAGTTCTGAGAAGCGTTGAAACACTTCATATTCCGCCCGGGCGTCCAGGGCGGCTGTTGGTTCATCCAGGATCAGCAACTGCGCATTCTTCATGTAGGCCCTTGCCAGGGCTATCTTTTGCCATTCGCCGCCCGATAGCTCCACGCCCTGGTTAAACCGTTTGCCCAATGGTTGCTCATAACCGCCTGGCAATTTTTGTACCAGCAGATCGGCCAGGCTTTTCTTTGCCGACTGTACGATCAGCCCGGCATTTTCTTTTTCTTCGATATTCCCTACGGCAATGTTTTGTGAAACCGTCATCTGGTAGCGGATATAATCCTGGAAAATAACGCCTACGTTATAACGCAGTTCAACCAGGTCGTATTCCCGCAGGTCGTGCCCATCCAGTAAAATGCGGCCTTCAGTAGGATCGTATAACCGCGCCAGCAATTTCACCAGCGTTGTTTTTCCGGCACCGTTCTCCCCTACCAGCGCCAGTTTTTCACCCGCTGCCAGGGTAAAACTCAGGTGCCTGTTGGCCCAGTTCTCTGAATTCACATACTTAAACCCTACGTTTTCAAAAACAAATCCTTCTTTGATGGGATTAGGAAATGGAAGTGACTTACCCGTATGAATGATCTTTGGCTGAATATGAAAGAATTCAAAAAAGTCCTTTAGGTAAATAGCACCCTGTGACAATGCGGTAAAGCGCGTTAAGATCCCTTCCAGCAAAGCCCTTAATTGTCTGAACGAACCTGCCAGAAAAGTAAGATCGCCAATGGTAATGCTGCCCTGTACGGCTTTGTAAACAATGAATACATACGCGCCATAATACCCGCAGGTGCCAAACAACGAAAACGCGGCGCCCCAAACCGAACGTTTGATGGCCAGCTGTTTATTATCCTTGTAAAATTGATCCGATAACTGTTTGAACCGGTCAATTAAAAAGCCCGACAAGTCAAACAACTTTACTTCCTTGGCCGTTTCGTCACTGGCGCCAATATAGCGCATATAATCCAGCTCCCTGCGCTCGGGCGTTTGTCTTCTGCTAAGCGAATAGGTTTTATCATTGAAATGCGCCTCCCCTAAGAATGCCGGTAATACGGCAATAATCAGGATCAGGATCAACCAGGGATTAAACACCACCAGCCCCGCCGCCAAAAACGTCACGGTAATCAGGTCCTGCACCTGGCTTAACACCTGCGACAGCAGCACCGTTCTCCCGGTCGTTTGCTGCCGCGCCCTTTCCAGCTTATCATAAAAAGTAGAATCTTCAAACTGCTCCAGGTCTAGCGTGGCCGCATGGTGCATAATTTTAATGGAAGTATAATTGGAGAACCTATCGCCCAGCAAACTATCAATTAAGGCAGTGGCGCGCCCTAATACATCCGACCCTACCGCCAAGATCAATTCAATGATCACCAGCTCCCACAAATAGGCATGTGAATCACTACTGCTATGGGTTGGGTGTGCAACCTGGTCGATTATTAATTTACCAACATATAAGATAGCAACAGGGATAGCCGAACGGATAATGCGGATAAATGCTGTGGCAATCGTTAATGCAGGGCTTGTTTGCCACACCAGTTTAAAAAACTGGGGCAGGTTATTCAATGCATTGAACCGGTCTTTAAGTGTTACTTCCTCTGGTACAGCTCCCTTTCTTTCCAAAATCGTTGATATTTAGATGCAAAATACGATACAATAACTTGATCTGCTATATACAACAAATTATGAACGATTAAGTTTGGGCGCCCTCCCAAACCGTACAGTGACTGTATCATAACCGTACAGCCCGGCCATAATGCTATGTTTAGCATTTTGGCTTTCATAGGTTTAAAGTATGGCATATTATTTACGACTAATCTCGTACTTACATTCACCATGAAAGCCAAATTTGCATGATCAGCAATTTCTTCCTTACCGCCGTCAGGAACATCCGACGTAATTTTAGTTACACCCTGTTGAATGTATCCGGACTGACCCTGGGTATTGCCGCCTGCATTATTATCTTTTTGGTAGTGCGTAACGAACTGAGCTATGACCAGTATAACAGTAAGGCTAACCGCACGTACAGGGTTACATTGAATGCCATCGATTTCAACCCCAGCGTATCGATGGTGATCACGCCCAATCTCCGCAATGACTTTCCCGAACTTGAAGAAGTTACCCAGGTATGGTTTCAACAGGACGGAACGGTGAAAGTGGGTGAACAGCGGTACAATGAAAAGCAATATTGTTTTGTTGACGGCAACTTCATGAAGGTGTTCGATCACCAATGGCTGCAGGGAAGTTCTAGCTCGTTATCGGAACCTAACACCATAGTACTTACCAAAAGCCTGGCGCAGAAATACTTTGGCAAGCATGATGCCATGGGCCAGGTTATAAAACTGGATAATCAATTTGATCTGAAGGTAGCGGGTATCATCAAAGACCCGCCTCCCAATTCGCATCTCCCCTTTCAGTTCCTGGTGTCATTTGAAACGATCAGGAAGGATATCGACCCGGTAAAACAACATTTTTACCAGATCATGGGCGGCTTTACTTATTTTGTTACGCCCGAACATTACGACATCAATAAAATGCAGCGTCAAATGCCGGCTTTTGTTGCCCGGCATTGGGGGGCAGACATGGCAAAGGAAGCAAGACTTCCCCTGCAACCACTTACCGACATTCATTACGACACGCGCTACCTGCATAACCCCGACATGCCTACTGTTTCAAAAGATTCGTATTGGGCGGTAGCCGCCGTTGGACTGCTTATCTTATTGATCGCCTCCATCAACTTTATCAATCTGTCAACTGCGCAGTCTATAAAACGTGCAAAGGAAGTAGGCGTACGAAAAGTAATGGGCGCCGACCGCCTGCAATTGATAAAACAGTTCCTGGGCGAAACCATGGCGCTGGTTTTGCTGGCGCTCATCTTAGGTACCGCATTAGCCGCATTATTCCTTTCCAGCTTAAGCAACTGGCTCGAATTAAAATTAGGTGCTGACACCTTGTTACAGCCACAGGTATTACTGTTCATCGCCAGTATCACCATTTTACTCACCCTAAGCGCTGGTTTATACCCCGCGTTTGTTCAATCAGCCTTCAATCCCATAACAGCATTCAGGAATAGGAAAACGCCTGAGCTGCGCGGGTTCTCCCTGCGCAAAAGTTTGGTGGTGTTACAGTTTGTTATTTCGCAGGTGTTGATCATCGGAACCCTGGTAGTGGCGTACCAAATGGATTTTTTCAAGAACCAGGACCTTGGTTTTAATAAAGAAGCCATCGTTTCCTTTTTTATCCCTGACCGGAAAAAGCATGATGTGCTACAGCAACAGCTGCAGGCCAACCCGGGCATAAAAGCAATCAGCTTTTCAACCGGTGAGCCCAGTTTCAATAGCCAGTTCGCTCCTTTTTCCGCACCTGACCGCGGCATCGATAAAGACGATGTGACTGAAGTAAAATTGATCGATGAAAATTATACGGAGATGTTTGGCCTCACTATGCTGGCTGGCGAAAAAATGGGCCGCAAAGACCCGGCTGATACCCTGCACCATGTAGTAGTAAATGAAACGCTGATCCATAAGTTAGGTATTCAACAACCCAACGACGCATTGGGCGTTCGTTTTAAGGGCAGCGGCGATATAGTTACCATTACCGGTGTGGTGAAAGATTTTCAAAGCGAATCAAAACACAAAGCCAGAAGACCGCTGATTATCGATTATAATATGAAACGCTTTTTCAGGGTAAGCGTGGTGTTGAAACCAGGCGCCATTGTGACAACCATGAGCAGTATTGAAAAAACGTGGAAGTCGTTATTCCCTGATGAAATGTTTACTTATGAATTTCTAGATGAACGGATCGCCGGTTTTTACAAACAGGAACAGAAGTTATATACGGCGTTTCGATTTTTTGTAGGCATCGCCATCCTGATCGGTTGTCTTGGCTTATATGGACTGATCACCTTTGCGGCCATTCAACGTACGAAGGAAGTAGGCATTCGTAAAGTTCTGGGCGCCTCGCTCCCCAACATTGTATACCTGTTCTCAAAAGAATTTATCATTCTTATTGTGATCGCTTTTTTAATTGCCGCACCATTGGCCTGGTATGCGATGAACAACTGGCTACAGAACTTTGCCTATCATATCCAAATCAGCGCCGGTATATTTGTATCAGCCATGCTGGCCTCCATTGTGATCGCCGCATTAACCATCGCTTCCCAAACAATTAAGGCAGCCATGGCCAATCCGGTGAAGGCATTAAGAAGTGAGTAACCAATTATTGTTTGAAAGTACCAAACAACCTGTCTCATATACTGGTGTAAAAACCAAAGTTATGTTCCACATGATCGTGATGATCGTGATGAAAAGTGGAGGTGCCTAAATACCTGAGTACCGGCAGGGGCAATTCCCTGAGCAGGCTGCTGCGTTCGGCGGTTTCGTCTTCTCTTGTTTCGTTCAGGGCTGCCAACAGCAACCGGGCATTCAGCCCGTTCAGCTGAAAGTTGTTCATCAAGCGGGTTGTACAGCTCGCCGGCCAGCATTTTTTCTTTTTCTGTTCTCATGCTGTTTGTTCCGAAAAAATCGTGCCTTTCCTGTGTAACCTGTTTTAATTTAGATGAGTCCAACACAAAAAAACTTATATGATAAAAGTGAACTTCATCATACTTTTAATAATGGTTCTCTCCTGCTCCTCAGCCAGCGCCCAATGGCAGCAACAGATACCACCTTATAAACCGGAATCAAAAGAATTGTACGACAGCATTGTGCATATGGATAGCGTATGGGAAGATTCCTATAATAACTGCAGGCTCGATGTTCAGGAACAGCTCATCTCAGACAATCTTGAATTTTACCACGACCGAACCGGTTTGATGACCTCCAAGAAAGCCCTGATAGACGCACTAAAGAATAACATCTGTGGTAAAGTTACCCGCGAGTTATTAAAAGGGAGTATAGAAGTATACCCCATCGAAAACTACGGCGCCGTTGAAATGGGTTATCACCGGTTCCATAGTAAAAACGATACGGGCACACCGCATTATGCCCGGTTTATTCATATCTGGCATCGCGAAAACGGGCAATGGAGAATCACCAGGGTTATCAGTCTGCATTAATGCCCCTTCACAAAATTAAGGTCGCGCATAGCGATCACGCGATAGTGATGGTCGTGCAGATATAGCATGTATTCTTTAAACGTATCGGGCTCGGTACTCACCCAGGGATGCGGGTTATCGGGCACCCCATGAAAACAGAACACCACGATCTGCCCTTCTTTGGCATCCTGTAACGCTTTATAAAAAAGGTCCTTATTGCCCTTGTGAATGGTATAGCTGGGAATATAAAAGGGATCATCTTTTTCCGGATCGTATGGCCGGTCATCACCGGTACGGGCATTGGTATATCCTCTTTGTTTCAATACCCGTACCGCCAGCGTATCGGTAAAATAGGCCGGATAACAAAAACTTGTCATCCTGGGAATATGCAATGAATCACCTTTATCTTCAATATAAGCCAGCTCTTTAACCAGCTCTTCTTCCTTCAATTTGGGCACATGCTTATGGTGCCAGGTATGGTTACCAATTTCAAAACCCATTGTATTGAGCGCGCCCACCTGCCGCCAGTTAAGGCTGAGGGTACTATCGGGATACACGCCCGGAAACTCACATACATAAAACGTAGCGCAAAAACCGTATTGTTTCAGGATAGGCGCCACAAAACTATAATGGCTTTGCGGGGCATCATCGAAGGTGAGCACCACCGTCTTTTGTTTCGTTTGGCAAAGCAATTCAAGTGGCAATAACAACAGGAGCAAGAAAGGTTTCATGCCTTCTAAAATACCACTTTTAATTAAACAGCTTTCCTGTACAGTCTGCCGTTATTTCTGGTGCAAACATAACCCGTTTCCATCCTGGTCTTTTATCCAGGCAAACCGGCCGTAAGGCTGGTCATCGATCTTTCCAAATTCGACGCCTTTGGCTTTATATTCCCGGATGTCTTTTTCAATATCCTTCGTCTCCACAATAATGCCATGAAAATGCATCAGGGCTATGGTGGCGCGGTCATCGGGCAGGCTCATTTGCAGCCAGGTATGGCCATGATCGGCAGGGGCTTCCACTATTATTTTAAAACCCAGTTGCAGATAAAATTCTTTGGCTTTTTGCTGGTCCGATACCGGAATGATAATGATCTCGATCGCTTTCATAATTTAATTATTTGTTTGTAAAACTACACCCCCGGCACCCAATTAATACAGGCTAAATGCGACAATTTACCCTGTTG
The Niastella koreensis GR20-10 genome window above contains:
- a CDS encoding polysaccharide deacetylase family protein — encoded protein: MKPFLLLLLLPLELLCQTKQKTVVLTFDDAPQSHYSFVAPILKQYGFCATFYVCEFPGVYPDSTLSLNWRQVGALNTMGFEIGNHTWHHKHVPKLKEEELVKELAYIEDKGDSLHIPRMTSFCYPAYFTDTLAVRVLKQRGYTNARTGDDRPYDPEKDDPFYIPSYTIHKGNKDLFYKALQDAKEGQIVVFCFHGVPDNPHPWVSTEPDTFKEYMLYLHDHHYRVIAMRDLNFVKGH
- a CDS encoding ABC transporter permease, translated to MISNFFLTAVRNIRRNFSYTLLNVSGLTLGIAACIIIFLVVRNELSYDQYNSKANRTYRVTLNAIDFNPSVSMVITPNLRNDFPELEEVTQVWFQQDGTVKVGEQRYNEKQYCFVDGNFMKVFDHQWLQGSSSSLSEPNTIVLTKSLAQKYFGKHDAMGQVIKLDNQFDLKVAGIIKDPPPNSHLPFQFLVSFETIRKDIDPVKQHFYQIMGGFTYFVTPEHYDINKMQRQMPAFVARHWGADMAKEARLPLQPLTDIHYDTRYLHNPDMPTVSKDSYWAVAAVGLLILLIASINFINLSTAQSIKRAKEVGVRKVMGADRLQLIKQFLGETMALVLLALILGTALAALFLSSLSNWLELKLGADTLLQPQVLLFIASITILLTLSAGLYPAFVQSAFNPITAFRNRKTPELRGFSLRKSLVVLQFVISQVLIIGTLVVAYQMDFFKNQDLGFNKEAIVSFFIPDRKKHDVLQQQLQANPGIKAISFSTGEPSFNSQFAPFSAPDRGIDKDDVTEVKLIDENYTEMFGLTMLAGEKMGRKDPADTLHHVVVNETLIHKLGIQQPNDALGVRFKGSGDIVTITGVVKDFQSESKHKARRPLIIDYNMKRFFRVSVVLKPGAIVTTMSSIEKTWKSLFPDEMFTYEFLDERIAGFYKQEQKLYTAFRFFVGIAILIGCLGLYGLITFAAIQRTKEVGIRKVLGASLPNIVYLFSKEFIILIVIAFLIAAPLAWYAMNNWLQNFAYHIQISAGIFVSAMLASIVIAALTIASQTIKAAMANPVKALRSE
- a CDS encoding ABC transporter ATP-binding protein yields the protein MERKGAVPEEVTLKDRFNALNNLPQFFKLVWQTSPALTIATAFIRIIRSAIPVAILYVGKLIIDQVAHPTHSSSDSHAYLWELVIIELILAVGSDVLGRATALIDSLLGDRFSNYTSIKIMHHAATLDLEQFEDSTFYDKLERARQQTTGRTVLLSQVLSQVQDLITVTFLAAGLVVFNPWLILILIIAVLPAFLGEAHFNDKTYSLSRRQTPERRELDYMRYIGASDETAKEVKLFDLSGFLIDRFKQLSDQFYKDNKQLAIKRSVWGAAFSLFGTCGYYGAYVFIVYKAVQGSITIGDLTFLAGSFRQLRALLEGILTRFTALSQGAIYLKDFFEFFHIQPKIIHTGKSLPFPNPIKEGFVFENVGFKYVNSENWANRHLSFTLAAGEKLALVGENGAGKTTLVKLLARLYDPTEGRILLDGHDLREYDLVELRYNVGVIFQDYIRYQMTVSQNIAVGNIEEKENAGLIVQSAKKSLADLLVQKLPGGYEQPLGKRFNQGVELSGGEWQKIALARAYMKNAQLLILDEPTAALDARAEYEVFQRFSELTKGKTAVLISHKFSTVRMANRILVLDKGELLEIGTHQELLQKNGRYAELFYLQAKGYQ
- a CDS encoding VOC family protein, encoding MKAIEIIIIPVSDQQKAKEFYLQLGFKIIVEAPADHGHTWLQMSLPDDRATIALMHFHGIIVETKDIEKDIREYKAKGVEFGKIDDQPYGRFAWIKDQDGNGLCLHQK
- a CDS encoding maltose acetyltransferase domain-containing protein: MRTEKEKMLAGELYNPLDEQLSAERAECPVAVGSPERNKRRRNRRTQQPAQGIAPAGTQVFRHLHFSSRSSRSCGT
- a CDS encoding Hsp70 family protein — encoded protein: MSSTINFAIDLGTTNSLIAKANNGSVDIFKNPSGMKVTLPSVVAFRKDRILIGDKAREYVEKDPANVFAAFKRKMGTGESFFIPNSGSFKTPIELSTIVLQELKNFIFTGESPASVVITIPASFDTIQSNATKEAGYAAGFREVLLLQEPIAASLAFANKEGKAGMEGQWLVYDLGGGTFDVALVVIEDDEMKVIDHEGDNFFGGIDFDNGILTQLFIPYLESHYGVQDLASKMLSANGKYNKLYFQLLYKAEEAKITLSNNATADIEFDFEDEAGNEHEVYFTISRDQFDGIARERVQSSIAFIKNLLTRNNLQPSDITEVVLVGGSTYIPLVRNMLSQDLGIKVNTSIDPTTAVVEGAAWYAGGRPGKATPLPTAQQPDAVTTGGKTAANDAAATIEVKTAYQANSRDTEEYLAATIKNAPAGSLYRIIRADGGFDSGLKLVAEKISEMLLLLPNSLNAFSMKLFDNQGFPLAVAIPEILIVQGKFSIYGQPLPHDICLEVDDTENNITHLEVIFERNAILPIKKSVTKTLSRTIVRGSDDQLLINVLEGSRYSSPQSNLPIGIVSISGQDLKSDLVKGADVDLTFEISESRDITVTAYISMIDEEFKQAFSPSVRSVNVTRLQQETDYLHRLGKRQLEKLLKAEKYEESAPLQRALNDLEAIQVKLRTLSPDDVTDTKYQLDDQKRRLSQIIDTAEKGDKMVELKEEYYYRKEECRQLLQQTGHKDLQHRLDNLVAEEKNWFNNCSTQFLRLKIDEMSRLTWDIRRKDVSYVTRVYLYYAGLPDNKFYNISQLKSIRARGNEALARQNPDEILSFAYQMHELLIDKDQGEAIKGTGLKG
- a CDS encoding S9 family peptidase, with product MKPILTAFALACFAFNSYSQTAVKQYTIEQFYKTIAFGGGNFNNAENKIIVHDNSSGIFNVYEIDLATKAKKQLTSSDKESYFSIDYIPGTSDFLYSADKGGNENTHIYLQKADGAVTDLTPGVKEKADFFNWNHPKTAFYYSSNVRDARFFDLYKMSPGDWKPVLLYQNDKGLDVASISPDENWLVLTKSITSDKNDMYLLNRKTNELKKLSAETEATYSPQSFELDNSAFYYATNEGSEFTYLLKYDLATGKQQKIFSDKWDVEYMYTSKNGKYHVIGVNEDGRNKVLLYDHKTGKQLAFPAIKEGYVQGVRISPTEKSMVIYIAGDRSPVNLYAYNFASKKLDKLTNSLNPEIDPNDLVDAEVVRFKSFDGLLIPAIYYKPKNATASNKVPALVWVHGGPGGQSTAGYSQAIQYFVNHGYAILAVNNRGSSGYGKTYYKMDNRNHGDKDLKDCVWGKKWLAQQPYINPTSIGIYGGSYGGFMSLAGIIQYPAEFKVGVDLFGVTNWLRTLQSIPAYWESFRKALYEELGDPATDSVRLRSISPLFNTDKIKTPLLVLQGSNDPRVLQVESDEIVAGARKNGTPVEYVLFPDEGHGFRKKENQMKAAKVTLEFLNKYLSGNPDTADGKKGF
- a CDS encoding nuclear transport factor 2 family protein; amino-acid sequence: MIKVNFIILLIMVLSCSSASAQWQQQIPPYKPESKELYDSIVHMDSVWEDSYNNCRLDVQEQLISDNLEFYHDRTGLMTSKKALIDALKNNICGKVTRELLKGSIEVYPIENYGAVEMGYHRFHSKNDTGTPHYARFIHIWHRENGQWRITRVISLH